Genomic window (Deinococcus arcticus):
GCACGCTGTAAGCGGGCCGGTGGCAGATGGCCCAGCGCACAAAGCAGATGGCAGAGGCCCCTGCGAGCCTCTGCCATCTGCTTTGTGCCTACTGCCGCTTAGGGCAGAACGACGATGCGGCCCTTGACGGTGTTGGTCAGGCTGGGGCCCTTGGCCTTCAGGTAGTTGCTCAGCACGTCGGTGTCGGCGAGGCCCGGCAGCTGCACCACGTCGGTGGCGCTCTTGAACGCAGCAAAGTTGTCGCCGCCGCCCGCCAGGAAGTTGTTGGTGACGACGCGGTACTTGGCCGTGGCGCTGATGGGCGTGCCGTTCAACGTGATGTCGGCAATGTTGATCTTGCTGCCAGCCGGGGCGCTCTGGCTGTACTTGTAGCTGAAGCCCTCGGAGACCTGCAGCAGCTTCACGGCGGTGGCGTTGGCACCCGAGAACTGCTGCTCCAGCACCTCGTCAATCTGCTGGCCGGTCAGGCTCAGAACGGTGGTGGTGTTGCCAAAGGGATGCACGGCGAACACGTCACCGAAGTTCACAGCGTTGCCCGGCTTGATCTTGGTGCTGTCGGGCAGATCCGAGCGGATGCCGCCGGGGTTCATCAGGCCGATCTGGGCGCCCTGGGGCTTGCCGGCGTCCAGCAGCGCGTCGGCCACCACGTCGCCCAGCGCACTTTCGATGGTGCGGTCCTGCGCGCCAGCGGCCGTGTAGCCGCGCCGGATCTGCGGCGAGCCCAGACGGGCAATCTCCACACTGCTGATGGCCTCGACCCGGGCCTTGGCGGTGGTCACCAGCTGGGTCATGCCGAAGTCCAGCTGCCCGGCCTTGGCGCGGGCGTCGTAATCCACGACGAGGTTGGCGGCCTTTACCGTCATGACCTTGTGGTTGGCCTTGTCCACGGTCAGGTCCAGGCGCTGCAACAGGTGGCCGTACTGCTCGCCCTGAATCACGATGCGGTCCTTGCCGGTGGGATCGGGCACGAGGCAGTTGTAGCCCTTGTGGCTGTGACCCGTGATAATCGCGCTGACTGCCGGGTCCACCGCCGTGGCAATCTTGTAGATGGGGCTGTCGGTTTTCAGGCTCTTGCAACCCACGGTGGCGTAGTTGTCGGTGCTGCCAGCGGCGATTTCCCCGCCCTCATGAATCAGCATGATGATCGCGTCGGGGTTCTGGGCCTTGATCTCGGGCAGCACCCGGTTCACGGCCGCTGCGGGGTCACTGAAGGTCAGGTCCTTGACGCCCTCGGGCGACACGATGCCGGGGGTTTCGGCGGTCACGGCGCCCACGAAGGCAATGCGGGCGCCGCCCACCTGCTCAATCACGTAGGACTTGAAGGGACTGCCGGTCTTGCCGGAAGCGGCGTTGTAGGCCACGTTCGCGGCAATCCACTGGAAGCTCGCGCCCCGGTAGTTCGGGTCGAACTTGCAGGCTTTGGCGGTGTCGTTGCTGGCGCAGCCGCCGTTTTGCATGCGCAGCAGCTCGGCCAGGCCCTGGTCGAACTCGTGGTTGCCCAGTGCGCTCACCCGCATGCCCATGGCGTTCAGGGCGTACACGGCCGGCTCGTCGCGCAGCAGGCCCGAGGAAATGGGGCTGGCGCCGATCAGGTCGCCGCCCCCCACAAAGATGGTGTTGGGGTTGGCCTTGCGTGCGTCGCTCAGTTCAGCGGCAATGGCTTCCACGCCGCCGGCCCGGATGTCGGCGGTGGCTCCAGCAGGCCGGAACCCACTGGGTTCCAGGTAGCCGTGAAAGTCGTTCAGGCCCAGAACGGTCACGTTCACGGGATCAGCAGGAAGCGTCGTGTTGGGGGGCGTGCAGGCGCTCAGGCCCAGGGCCACCGTCAGCAGCAGCAGGGGGGTTTTTTTCATAAGAACGTTCGCATTCTACTCATCTGCTCTCATGGCTATGTGAGCTTGTTGGCACTTCGCTGTGCCCACCTGCCGGGGGGGCTCTCTGGTAGCCTCGCGCCATGCTCGACCCCCGCGCCGCGCCGCTGTCCGCCGCCCTCCACCCACAGGCCCGCCCGGCCCGGCGCCTGACCTGGGACTCGCGCGAGGCAGGCCCCGACACCGCCTTTGTGGCCCTGCCCGGTGAACGCATGCACGGCAACGCCTTCGTGGAAGCAGCCCTGGCCGCCGGGGCACCCTTCGTTCTGACCGACCTGGACGTGCCGCGCGCCCTGCGGGTACCGGACGCCCGGGCGGCGCTGTTTGCCTGGGCCCGCGCCGAGCGCACCCGCGCCCCGCTGGTCGTGGGCATCACCGGCAGCGCCGGCAAGACCACCGCCAAAAGTTACGCCGCCGCCGCCCTGCAGGCCCTGTACATGCCGGTGTACAACACCCTGCCCGCCATCGCGTGCTTTCTGATTGAGCAGGGCGGCGCCCAGCAGCCGCTGGTGGTGGAAATGGGCATTGACCGCCCCGGTGAGATGGCCGAACTGGTCGACCTCGTGCGGCCCGACGTGGGGGTGGTGACCTCGATTGGGCCCGCGCACCTGGAGCAGCTGGGCAGCATCGAGAACATCGCCCGGGAAAAGGGCGGCATTCTGCAGGGCACGCGCGCGCTGGTGGGCGCGCAGGCGAGCGCCTATTACCCCGGCGTGGACAGCTACGGCTTTGGCGACGTGACCTTTGCCGGTCAGAGCCTGCGCGTGACCCCGGAAGGCTCGCGCTTCTCCTTTGCGGGGGTGCCGGTCTTCCTGCCGCACGCCGCCCAGGTACAGGCCGAGGCCGCCGTGCTGGGACTGGTGCTGGCCCGGGAGGCGGGCGTGCCTCTGCCGGACGCCGCCGCCCGCCTGCGCGCCGTGCAGGTGCCCGGCGGACGCTACCGGGTTCACCCCGGAGCCGTGACCGTGATTGACGACGCCTACAACGCCTCTCCCGTGGCGGTCCGCGCCGCGCTGGACGCGCTGGGCGCCCTGCCCGGCCGCAGGATCAGCGTGCTGGGCCGCATGCTGGAACTGGGACCCACCGAGCGCGATCTGCACGCCGAGGTGGGCGCCCACGCCCGGACACGCGCCGACGTGACCTATGGTGTGGGCGCCTTCGCTGCCGAACTGGGCGAGCGGGCCTACGCCACGGTGCCCGAACTGACCGCCGCCCTGCTGGCGGACCTGCGCGCCGGGGACGTGGTGCTGGTCAAGGCCAGTCGCGGCATTTCCTGGAGCCCCGAGCGCCGGGCGCAGGAGGGCGTGGGGCTGGACACCGTGGTGCAGGCGCTGCTGGCGGCGCGGGCACCGCTGGACGCTCAGGTGGAGCGGCCGGACGGGACATAGGACTCAACCCGAATCTTCACGCCCCTCAGGGTCTGGCGTGCCCAGAATGCAGGCATGCGTTTCCTGCTGCCTCTGGCTCTGCTGCTCACGGCCTGCACGCCGGCCGTCCTGTCTGGGCCCATGTCCTCTGGGCCGGCCGACTGGCCGTTCCGGGCCGCCTTCAGTGAGCTGGGCGTGGCCTGGGTGTCTGGGGGGCGGGCCTGCGTGGCGCGCGCGCCGTCATTTCAGCCGGTCTGTCCCAGGCTGTCAGGAGCGGTGGATGTGGCGTGGGCCCAGGGCGACGCCTGGGCTGCGCTGCCGGGGCAGGGACTGCTGGTCACCCTGGACCGCGCGCCGCGCACCGTGAACGTGGGCCGCGTGGTTGCCCTGAGCGCCACCCGCGCCTACCGCGAGGATGGCAGCGCCGTGGACTACACCGGCCAGCGGGTGCCCGGGGTACGCGGCGCCCCCCAGGCCGCGCTCACGGGCCCCCAGGGCGAGGACTACGCGCTGCTGCACAGCCGGGTGGTGCGCCCGGGCCAGGAAGGTGGGCAGGGTCCGGCCGCCTTTCTGGCTCCCACCCCCACCGGCGTGGTGGGCGCGGCACACCCCCAGGTGCAGACCCCCACCGGCACCTACCGGCTGACCGGTCAGGCCCTGGTGCGGCTGGACGCCGCCGGGCAGGTGCGCGCGCAGGTGCCCCACAGCGAGGGCCGCCTGGGGCTGGTGGGCACCGAACTGGTCACGGTCAGCCCGGGCGGTCAGCTGCGCCGCTTTGGCCCCGATCTGCAGGAGTGGACGCCAGCGCAGCGGTAAGCGATGAAGGCGCCGGGCTTGCCGGAATCCCCTTCTCCTCTTACTCCATCTAAGGACGTTGCCCCTCACAGTGCGACTGTTCAGGAGAGCACCACAAAGTCTCCACGCCCGGTGCAACGTCCTTTTTTCGATACTCGCTCTGCGGCGCAGCTGTTCCAGCCCGCTCGGTTGATCTCAAGATCAACAGCGAGCGACTGAGCTTCAGCCTCCTGCCCCCGACCATCTGTCCAGTGCGCCCCCGCGTTCAGGTGTTCTGAAGACGGCACTCAGCCGTAACCCACGGCCTGCAGACCAATGCTGCCCGGGGTCTCATTTTGCCCGCCTGGCCGGCAATATTCGATTTTGTACAGATGTAAGTGTTCGGTAAGCGGAATGATGGTCATATGGCCCAAGCCCATGACCCTCACGCCGTTTTCCTGTCGCTCTGCTCGCATGCGCCTCCAGTCCCCTTCCCTCAGTCAGATGAGGGAATGCTAAAATCCTCGTGATCCTGGAGGGAGAATGTCGAGTTTCCTGAACCGCTTACTGAATCCACGGCCAAATGCGCTGGGCGTCGAGATCGGCACCAGCGCCATCAAGGTTGTGGCCCTTCGCCCCGGCTCTCCGCCTTCCCTCCAGCACGCCATCATGGTGCCCACGCCCATTGGCAGCATGCGCGACGGTCTGGTGGTCGAGCCCCAGGCGGTGGCCACCGAGCTGAAAAACCTGCTGGCCGAACACCGCATCACCACCCGGCACGCCGTCACGGCCGTGCCCAACCAGGCGGCCGTCACACGCAACATCATGGTGCCCAAGATGGAGCGCAAGGACTTGCAGGAGGCCATCAAGTGGGAGGCCGAGCGTTATATTCCCTACCCCATTGATGACGTGAGCCTGGACTTTGACCTGCTTGACGACCCGGCCAACGTCCCCGACGACGGCCAGATGGAAGTCGTGATTGCCGCTGCCCCCACCGAGGCGGTGGCCCGGCAGGTAGAGGTGCTGCGGCTGGCAGGGCTGGAACCCACCGTGGTGGACCTCAAGAGCTTCGCCTCGCTGCGCGCCCTGCGCGGCAACCTGCTGGGCGAGCACCTTACCAAGAGCACCCTGACCGGCAGCAACTACACCGAGGCCGGCGAGGTGGCGCTGGTCATGGAAATTGGAGCCAGCAGCTCCGTGATCAACCTCGTGCGCGGCGACCGCGTGCTGATGGCCCGTAACATCAACGTCTCGGCCGACGACTTCACCATGGCGCTGCAAAAGGCCTTCGACCTGGATTTCTCGGCCGCCGAAGAGGTAAAGCTGGGCTACGCCACAGCCACCACCCCCACCGAGGACGAGGAAGACCTGCTGAACTTCGACATGGCCCGCGAGCAGTACTCCCCGGCGCGCGTGTTCGAGGTGATTCGCCCCGTGCTGGGCGACCTGATCACCGAGATTCGCCGCAGCCTGGAGTTCTACCGCGTGCAAAGCGGCGACGTGGTGATTGACCGGACCTTCCTGGCTGGCGGCGGCGCCAAGCTGCGTGGGCTGGCCGCCGCCATCAGCGACGCGCTGGGCTTCCGGGTGGAGGTGGCCAGCCCCTGGCTGACGGTGCAGACCGATCAGGCCAACGTGGACACCGGCTACCTGCAGGCCAACGCGCCGGAATTCACTGTGCCACTGGGCCTGGCGCTGCGGGGGGTGGGCAGCCGTGGTTGAAATCAACCTGCTGCCGCAGCAGTACCGCAAGCAGAGTGAGCCCAACGCCTGGATTCCGGCGGCCATTGGCGTGGCGGTGGTGACCGGGCTGGCCCTGCTGGCCGGCGAGATTGCCACTGGCACCCGCGCGGGCGAGCTGCGCAAACAGCTTGACGCCCTGAACGGCGAGGCCACCGCCCTGGCCCCGGCCAACGCCGAATTCACGCAGCTGACCCAGCAAAAGACGCAGCTGGAGCAGGTGACCAGTGTGGCCCAGCAGCTGCGCTCGGGCAAAACCTACTGGACCAACGACCTCGCGGCCTTCACGGCGCAGCTGCCCAGCGGCGGCGGCGTGGCGCTGCAAAGCATGAGCATCAAGGCGCTGGACGCCAATGCCCTGGGCAGCCTGCAGCAAACCGGCGTGTACACCGGCAAGAACGTGACACGTGAGATTGACCTGACCGGCAACGCCAGCAGCCAGCAGGCGGTGGTGAACTTTCTGCGCACCTTCGAGAACAACCCCAACTTCGGCGTGAATTTCCGCAGCCTGCAAAGCGAGGGCGACACCGGACGCTACACCTTCAACGCCTCGGTGGGCGTCGTGCAGGCGCAGACGGCTCCGGCCCAGACGCCAGCGGTGCCGGGCGAGACCCCCGCCGCACCGGACGCGCCGACCGGCACCACGGAAGGAGACGGCCGTGTCAACTAAACTTGCCCCGCGCAACATCTTTCTGCTGGTGCTGGCCGCCTGCCTGATTGTGGGCGCGCTGTGGTACACCATGCGCTTTCAGGCGCGCCAGGCCGAAATCAGCCAGCTGCAGGGTGAACTGGACACCGTGAACGCCCGCGTGCTGACGCTGCGCGCCAACGCCGCGCGCCTGCCCGCCCTGCGCGAGGAAGTGGCCAAGCTGACCGAGGAGCAGCAGGTGTTTCTGGCGGCCCTGCCCCAGGCCGCCAATTACAACGCTGTGCTGGACGAGGTGCGTCTGAACGCCAGCGCCGCCGGGGCCACCCTGAGCGGCTTTACGGTGCAAAGCGGCAACGCCACCAGCCTGCCAGCGGGCGTGCGGCCCATTAACCTCAGCCTGAGTGCCAGCGGGCGCTTTGGCGAGCTGTTCACGCTGCTGCGCTCGCTGGAAACCATGAACCGTTTCAGCACGGTGACCAACGTCAACCTGCAGCTGCCCGCCGCCACCAGTCTGGACCCCCGCCTGGAAAGCACCATGGGCCTGACCGTTTACACCTTTGACCCAACCCAGGCGGCGACCAGCCCCACCGGCACGCCTGAAGCGCCCAACGCTGCCCCCGCAGCGCCCAGCGCGCCCGCAGGAGGCACACAGTGACACGCGCGCCCGTCAAGCTCTCCCGCGAGATGAAGGTGCTGCTGGGCCTGCTGCTGCTCGTGGCGGCCATTGGCCTGTGGTACATCCTCACCAGCCAGCGTTCGGCGGGTGACGACCTGACGGCCACCCAGCCGCCGGTGAGCACCGAGCCCGGCACCACCGTG
Coding sequences:
- a CDS encoding fimbrial assembly protein encodes the protein MVEINLLPQQYRKQSEPNAWIPAAIGVAVVTGLALLAGEIATGTRAGELRKQLDALNGEATALAPANAEFTQLTQQKTQLEQVTSVAQQLRSGKTYWTNDLAAFTAQLPSGGGVALQSMSIKALDANALGSLQQTGVYTGKNVTREIDLTGNASSQQAVVNFLRTFENNPNFGVNFRSLQSEGDTGRYTFNASVGVVQAQTAPAQTPAVPGETPAAPDAPTGTTEGDGRVN
- the murF gene encoding UDP-N-acetylmuramoyl-tripeptide--D-alanyl-D-alanine ligase → MLDPRAAPLSAALHPQARPARRLTWDSREAGPDTAFVALPGERMHGNAFVEAALAAGAPFVLTDLDVPRALRVPDARAALFAWARAERTRAPLVVGITGSAGKTTAKSYAAAALQALYMPVYNTLPAIACFLIEQGGAQQPLVVEMGIDRPGEMAELVDLVRPDVGVVTSIGPAHLEQLGSIENIAREKGGILQGTRALVGAQASAYYPGVDSYGFGDVTFAGQSLRVTPEGSRFSFAGVPVFLPHAAQVQAEAAVLGLVLAREAGVPLPDAAARLRAVQVPGGRYRVHPGAVTVIDDAYNASPVAVRAALDALGALPGRRISVLGRMLELGPTERDLHAEVGAHARTRADVTYGVGAFAAELGERAYATVPELTAALLADLRAGDVVLVKASRGISWSPERRAQEGVGLDTVVQALLAARAPLDAQVERPDGT
- the pilM gene encoding type IV pilus assembly protein PilM; this translates as MSSFLNRLLNPRPNALGVEIGTSAIKVVALRPGSPPSLQHAIMVPTPIGSMRDGLVVEPQAVATELKNLLAEHRITTRHAVTAVPNQAAVTRNIMVPKMERKDLQEAIKWEAERYIPYPIDDVSLDFDLLDDPANVPDDGQMEVVIAAAPTEAVARQVEVLRLAGLEPTVVDLKSFASLRALRGNLLGEHLTKSTLTGSNYTEAGEVALVMEIGASSSVINLVRGDRVLMARNINVSADDFTMALQKAFDLDFSAAEEVKLGYATATTPTEDEEDLLNFDMAREQYSPARVFEVIRPVLGDLITEIRRSLEFYRVQSGDVVIDRTFLAGGGAKLRGLAAAISDALGFRVEVASPWLTVQTDQANVDTGYLQANAPEFTVPLGLALRGVGSRG
- a CDS encoding type 4a pilus biogenesis protein PilO, translated to MSTKLAPRNIFLLVLAACLIVGALWYTMRFQARQAEISQLQGELDTVNARVLTLRANAARLPALREEVAKLTEEQQVFLAALPQAANYNAVLDEVRLNASAAGATLSGFTVQSGNATSLPAGVRPINLSLSASGRFGELFTLLRSLETMNRFSTVTNVNLQLPAATSLDPRLESTMGLTVYTFDPTQAATSPTGTPEAPNAAPAAPSAPAGGTQ
- a CDS encoding bifunctional metallophosphatase/5'-nucleotidase, which encodes MKKTPLLLLTVALGLSACTPPNTTLPADPVNVTVLGLNDFHGYLEPSGFRPAGATADIRAGGVEAIAAELSDARKANPNTIFVGGGDLIGASPISSGLLRDEPAVYALNAMGMRVSALGNHEFDQGLAELLRMQNGGCASNDTAKACKFDPNYRGASFQWIAANVAYNAASGKTGSPFKSYVIEQVGGARIAFVGAVTAETPGIVSPEGVKDLTFSDPAAAVNRVLPEIKAQNPDAIIMLIHEGGEIAAGSTDNYATVGCKSLKTDSPIYKIATAVDPAVSAIITGHSHKGYNCLVPDPTGKDRIVIQGEQYGHLLQRLDLTVDKANHKVMTVKAANLVVDYDARAKAGQLDFGMTQLVTTAKARVEAISSVEIARLGSPQIRRGYTAAGAQDRTIESALGDVVADALLDAGKPQGAQIGLMNPGGIRSDLPDSTKIKPGNAVNFGDVFAVHPFGNTTTVLSLTGQQIDEVLEQQFSGANATAVKLLQVSEGFSYKYSQSAPAGSKINIADITLNGTPISATAKYRVVTNNFLAGGGDNFAAFKSATDVVQLPGLADTDVLSNYLKAKGPSLTNTVKGRIVVLP